The genomic window ACCATTATCGATAACTTGTACTAGTGATTTACCAGCATCTTTTATTATCAATTTAATATCAGTTGCTTTGGCATCAACAGCATTTTCTAACAATTCTTTTACAACTGAAGCGGGTCTTTGAACCACTTCTCCAGCAGCAATTTGGTTAGCAACGTGATCAGGAAGCAATTGAATAATACTCGACATTAAGCAAAAATAGTTTTAAAGTTTAGATTAGTTTGTAAAAACCAAGAAGTACAAATTTAGTGAATTTTGATTGGCTTTTAGAATAAGAACAATCATAAAAAAAAACAAAAACTACAACAGTCTATAAAACAGAATGATTCCAAGTTATACATAGAAAAACTAGTTCATTTTCTTTATTTCATCCAAGGTATAAACCTTGTATTTCATCCCCATTTCTTTTGCATTTTCCTCAACTGTAGTTACAAAACCCGCTTTCTTTCTTCGATCGTTAACTTTATTAGGATTTTCAATTGGAGAAACGTAATTAAAAAACTCTTTTTTTCCTGTTTCTTTGTTCGTTATTTCTTTCATCTGACCTTGCGTTCCATAAATCTGTTCTTTTCCTTGTTGCGTTAAAAAACGATCTTGCATTTTAGCGAAGTAGGTAAAAGGTATCTCTTTCTTTTTCGCTTCTTTCTCAATCAATGACAAATATTCTCCAATTTTAGAACTGTGCTGAATAACATACCACGCAGCAATATTGGTTGGTTCGCCAACTAAGCTTTTTCCTGGATAACCGTATAGTTTTATAATTTCTTCAACTTTAATCAAATTAAGAGAATCTCGTTTTTTCATCTCTAGCCAAATGCCCTTTCTAAAATTCGGATCATTTTCACGACCAAGGTCTTTCACGATTTCTTTTTTTCGATCCTC from Flavobacterium fluviale includes these protein-coding regions:
- a CDS encoding DUF6624 domain-containing protein, translating into MKKYLLCAFVLCFSLTYAQNKINENLKRELDSIMKSDQILREYINFDTSEDRKKEIVKDLGRENDPNFRKGIWLEMKKRDSLNLIKVEEIIKLYGYPGKSLVGEPTNIAAWYVIQHSSKIGEYLSLIEKEAKKKEIPFTYFAKMQDRFLTQQGKEQIYGTQGQMKEITNKETGKKEFFNYVSPIENPNKVNDRRKKAGFVTTVEENAKEMGMKYKVYTLDEIKKMN